The window TGGCGAACGGAGCCTTGCCGACCTTCACGCCAGGGGCTACGCTTTGGGCTACCTCCAAGAAGCGCTTTACCACCGGTTCTTCGGGTGAGGTGTCGGCTGGCGGCAGGTCGTTGTTTATCTTTACAGAGGCCTTAAAACCGCACACGGTTTGGCTGGCAGGAGACATAGTAGATGAGAGCGTCTATCAAGCCGAAGAGGAGAAACTGGCCGAAGAATTCTCCCGCCTCGAGGCTCCCTACGGGGTCTATGCCGTGACCGGCAACCACGAA is drawn from Acetomicrobium sp. S15 = DSM 107314 and contains these coding sequences:
- a CDS encoding metallophosphoesterase, translating into ANGALPTFTPGATLWATSKKRFTTGSSGEVSAGGRSLFIFTEALKPHTVWLAGDIVDESVYQAEEEKLAEEFSRLEAPYGVYAVTGNHE